In the Thermodesulfobacteriota bacterium genome, one interval contains:
- a CDS encoding MerR family transcriptional regulator: MLKKAEESTSEGREFKKTMTIKELAEKVKLTPRSIRYYEEIGILGGISRDPYNRRRYTERDVYFLKLLKRAKSLLGLSLNEISELSSLFQSPDPTEKEVIERSIEMLKEHIKRVSAQEEQLKVSKSILVNESERLQSLLKQRDKRKR; encoded by the coding sequence TTGTTGAAAAAAGCAGAGGAAAGTACATCTGAAGGGCGCGAGTTTAAGAAAACAATGACAATCAAAGAACTTGCCGAGAAAGTTAAACTCACGCCTCGATCTATTCGCTATTATGAAGAAATAGGCATATTGGGGGGGATTTCAAGGGATCCTTACAATCGAAGGAGATATACCGAAAGAGACGTCTATTTTTTAAAATTGCTCAAGAGGGCAAAAAGTCTGCTTGGCCTTAGCCTGAATGAGATCAGTGAATTATCGTCACTCTTTCAATCTCCGGATCCGACGGAGAAGGAAGTGATTGAACGCTCCATCGAGATGTTGAAGGAACATATCAAGAGAGTTTCTGCTCAAGAAGAACAGCTTAAAGTTAGTAAAAGCATCCTGGTTAACGAGTCTGAAAGGCTGCAATCACTCCTGAAGCAAAGAGACAAAAGAAAACGGTAG
- the rnc gene encoding ribonuclease III, with translation MEKARVKKLKELQNIIYYKFKKINLLDQALTHRSFANENQSQSLKDNERLELLGDSVLDVIITRLLMDRFPEYTEGDLSKARAAIVNERRLSSIARSLKLGDYLLLSKGEDLTNGRGKDSILAASFEALVASIYLDRGFNRVFKVIARHFSSILASEKEEGFYKDFKTQLQEYSQSFFKTTPRYVLTGESGPDHSKTFQINILINGKVFGKGLGKSKKEAEQKAAKGALDVLLKTRQ, from the coding sequence ATGGAAAAGGCCAGAGTCAAGAAGCTTAAGGAATTACAAAACATAATTTACTATAAGTTTAAAAAAATAAATCTGCTGGATCAGGCACTTACCCATAGGTCTTTCGCCAATGAGAATCAATCTCAATCACTTAAAGACAATGAACGACTTGAGCTTTTAGGCGATTCCGTCCTGGATGTGATAATTACCCGCCTGTTAATGGATAGATTTCCCGAATACACAGAAGGAGACCTCTCTAAGGCTAGAGCTGCCATAGTTAATGAAAGACGGCTCTCTTCAATCGCCAGGAGTTTAAAACTTGGTGATTATCTTCTATTGAGCAAGGGGGAGGACCTCACCAACGGAAGAGGCAAGGACTCTATACTGGCGGCATCATTTGAGGCACTTGTGGCATCAATTTATCTTGATAGGGGTTTTAACAGGGTATTCAAGGTAATAGCCAGGCATTTTTCTTCGATATTGGCTTCAGAAAAAGAAGAGGGTTTTTATAAAGACTTCAAAACTCAATTACAGGAGTATTCCCAGAGTTTTTTTAAAACTACCCCTAGATATGTACTTACTGGAGAATCTGGTCCTGATCACAGCAAGACCTTTCAGATAAATATATTAATAAACGGTAAGGTCTTTGGAAAAGGTTTGGGTAAGAGTAAAAAGGAGGCGGAACAGAAGGCTGCAAAGGGAGCCTTGGATGTACTTCTAAAAACCAGACAATAA
- the tsaD gene encoding tRNA (adenosine(37)-N6)-threonylcarbamoyltransferase complex transferase subunit TsaD: MLILGIESSCDETAAAVVADGREILSNVIYSQIDVHSRFGGVVPELASRRHVESIIPVIEEALAIANLSLDEIQGIAVTQGPGLVGSLLVGLSVAKSIAYVKNVPMIGVHHIKGHISAIFLEEDNMDFPFISLVVSGGHTSLYLVHDLDNCQLLGQTRDDAAGEAFDKVAKLLKLGYPGGIVIDQLAKEGNPRAVDFPRAFMSHNSLDFSFSGIKTAVLNYVRTRSKEVISGQIHDIAASFQEAIVDVLVIKTLTAALSSSVDTIVLAGGVASNTSLRSRLKEMAEEKGIKVFIPSPILCTDNAAMIAGIGDHYLRKGITSSMDINAVSRWPR, translated from the coding sequence ATGTTAATTTTGGGTATAGAGTCTTCCTGCGATGAGACTGCTGCAGCCGTCGTGGCGGACGGTAGAGAGATTCTATCGAATGTTATCTATTCTCAAATCGATGTACACAGCAGATTCGGAGGGGTTGTCCCTGAACTTGCTTCAAGGAGACACGTTGAATCGATTATCCCGGTAATAGAGGAAGCGCTGGCTATAGCCAACCTATCCCTAGATGAGATTCAGGGAATTGCTGTAACCCAGGGACCTGGGTTAGTTGGTTCTCTTCTTGTGGGGTTATCAGTGGCGAAATCAATAGCCTATGTAAAAAATGTACCTATGATAGGGGTACATCACATTAAAGGTCATATCTCTGCTATCTTTCTGGAAGAGGACAATATGGATTTCCCCTTTATATCATTGGTAGTTTCTGGTGGGCACACGAGTCTATACCTGGTTCATGATTTGGATAACTGCCAGTTGCTGGGTCAGACCAGAGATGATGCTGCCGGAGAAGCCTTCGATAAGGTTGCCAAGCTTTTAAAGCTGGGATACCCGGGAGGGATTGTAATTGATCAACTGGCTAAAGAGGGGAATCCTAGGGCAGTTGACTTCCCTAGGGCTTTCATGTCCCATAACTCTCTCGACTTCAGTTTTAGCGGGATAAAAACAGCAGTTTTAAATTACGTAAGAACCCGTTCCAAGGAAGTAATATCCGGTCAGATCCATGATATTGCTGCGAGTTTTCAAGAAGCAATAGTTGATGTCCTGGTTATTAAGACTCTTACAGCGGCATTAAGTAGTAGTGTCGATACAATTGTTCTTGCTGGCGGAGTGGCATCCAATACCAGCCTTCGTAGCAGATTGAAGGAAATGGCTGAAGAAAAAGGCATAAAAGTATTTATACCTTCCCCTATTCTTTGTACCGACAATGCGGCAATGATTGCAGGGATTGGTGATCACTATTTAAGGAAAGGGATTACGTCATCCATGGACATAAACGCTGTTTCCAGGTGGCCAAGATAG
- the rsmA gene encoding 16S rRNA (adenine(1518)-N(6)/adenine(1519)-N(6))-dimethyltransferase RsmA, with the protein MVSLLNQFKNYKVRPNKRLGQNFLVDEGILDEIIDLYDLKKDEVIVEIGAGLGALTTRLASRVRKVLAIEIDNALVDLLKNKIIKDKSIEVINEDILSFDFSKVAELYGCKIKVLGNIPYSISAPLLFKLLEYKNYLSMAILMFQKEVANRLVANPGTKDYGVLSVFSQISAAVSKELLIPRYSFYPQPKVDSAVVRFVFSDSFIKGIKDERIFKRVVRASFAQRRKTLKNTLKNTLNLDIIFSDVLNAVKACGIDPERRGETLNLEEFKDLANCLADNKKGFKMKKISEKNS; encoded by the coding sequence ATGGTTTCTTTATTAAACCAATTTAAAAATTATAAAGTCCGCCCAAACAAAAGATTGGGGCAGAATTTTCTTGTAGATGAGGGAATACTGGACGAGATTATAGACCTTTATGATTTAAAAAAGGATGAAGTGATTGTTGAGATAGGGGCAGGTTTAGGGGCTTTAACCACACGGTTGGCTTCAAGAGTTCGAAAGGTGCTTGCCATTGAGATTGATAACGCCCTGGTAGACTTATTAAAGAATAAGATTATCAAGGATAAGAGTATCGAAGTCATCAATGAAGACATTTTAAGCTTCGACTTTTCTAAAGTTGCAGAACTATATGGATGTAAAATAAAGGTGTTAGGTAATATACCCTATAGTATCTCTGCACCTTTGCTTTTTAAGTTGCTAGAATACAAGAACTATTTGTCTATGGCAATCTTAATGTTTCAAAAGGAAGTGGCTAACAGATTAGTTGCCAATCCTGGGACAAAGGATTATGGGGTACTGTCGGTCTTCTCTCAAATAAGCGCTGCAGTTTCAAAAGAGCTATTAATTCCCAGATACTCTTTTTACCCTCAGCCTAAAGTGGATTCTGCTGTGGTAAGGTTTGTTTTTTCTGATTCTTTCATTAAAGGAATTAAGGATGAACGGATTTTTAAAAGAGTGGTAAGGGCGTCTTTTGCACAGAGAAGGAAAACACTAAAAAACACCCTGAAGAATACTCTAAATCTCGATATAATTTTTAGCGACGTGCTAAATGCAGTAAAGGCATGCGGGATTGACCCGGAGCGGAGAGGGGAGACCCTTAATTTGGAGGAGTTTAAGGATCTGGCTAACTGCCTGGCTGATAATAAAAAGGGCTTTAAAATGAAAAAAATTTCTGAAAAAAATTCTTGA
- a CDS encoding radical SAM protein, which translates to MSYIPGYIELYKSGELKRRIKVLNDILKECKLCPRECGVNRLEGEAGVCKGVAELMVSSVSPHFGEEPPLVGFHGSGTIFLTHCNLRCVFCQNYDISHLGRGHITTSSEMANHMLRLQKMGCHNINFVTPTHYVPQITASLPEAIDMGLRVPLVFNCGGYESLEVIRLLQGIIDIYMPDVKYADGRVAKKYSMSPDYPEVIKKVLLEMYRQVGDLNTNKAGIAERGLLIRHLVMPECLAVTRDIMDFIATYISKNSYVNIMAQYRPVYRAYEFPELNRRVTSQEYQEAIRIARSTGLHRGF; encoded by the coding sequence ATGTCATACATACCTGGATATATTGAGTTATATAAATCGGGTGAGTTGAAAAGAAGGATTAAGGTTCTCAATGATATACTGAAAGAGTGTAAACTGTGCCCTCGCGAATGCGGTGTAAATCGCCTGGAGGGTGAGGCAGGGGTTTGCAAAGGTGTAGCTGAGTTGATGGTTTCCAGCGTTTCTCCCCATTTTGGCGAAGAGCCGCCTCTGGTTGGCTTTCATGGGTCAGGAACTATCTTTTTGACTCACTGCAATTTAAGGTGTGTATTCTGCCAGAATTACGATATAAGTCATCTTGGAAGAGGTCATATAACCACCTCATCAGAGATGGCAAATCATATGTTGAGGCTGCAAAAAATGGGGTGCCACAATATCAATTTTGTTACCCCAACCCATTATGTCCCTCAAATTACAGCTTCCTTACCAGAGGCAATAGATATGGGGTTGAGGGTCCCGTTAGTATTCAACTGTGGAGGATACGAATCCTTAGAGGTAATCAGGCTTCTTCAGGGTATTATAGATATCTACATGCCTGACGTTAAATATGCTGATGGAAGGGTCGCAAAGAAATACTCCATGTCCCCGGATTATCCTGAGGTAATAAAAAAGGTACTTTTAGAGATGTATCGTCAGGTAGGTGATCTAAATACAAACAAGGCGGGAATTGCTGAGAGAGGATTGCTGATCAGGCATCTGGTTATGCCTGAATGCCTGGCAGTCACTCGGGATATAATGGATTTTATTGCCACATATATATCAAAGAACTCTTATGTTAATATCATGGCCCAATATCGTCCTGTATACAGAGCATATGAGTTTCCAGAGTTAAACAGGCGGGTTACCTCACAGGAATATCAGGAGGCAATAAGAATTGCCAGAAGTACCGGGCTTCATAGGGGGTTTTAA
- a CDS encoding aminotransferase class V-fold PLP-dependent enzyme, with protein MPVYLDNAATSFPKPEAVYQTVNGVFRNIGANPGRAGHKWGIEANRLITDVRETIARFFNILSPSNIVFTHNGTEAINLGIKGLLNPGDHVITTSMEHNSVLRPLKALAKKGVETTVVRCSREGYLDPYEVQKAIKVNTRLIVTTHASNVTGTILPIEDISSIAKDNGIFFMVDASQTAGTIIIDVQKLGIDMLACPGHKALLGPQGTGFLYIRDGIELTPLLEGGTGWSSELEAQPENLPEKFESGTLNTPGIIGLGAGISFIQTERIEKIRKHEIYLSTELTNRFNKFEEIELYGTESQEKKIGIVSFNIKGLNPLDVGFILDNVYDMLVRAGLHCAPEAHKTIGTFPEGCVRVSVGYFNTTEEIGILCEAVKEIIGQV; from the coding sequence ATGCCAGTCTATCTGGATAATGCTGCTACCTCCTTTCCTAAACCAGAGGCTGTCTACCAAACAGTTAATGGTGTTTTTCGAAACATAGGTGCCAATCCGGGCAGGGCAGGGCATAAATGGGGGATAGAAGCAAACCGCCTGATAACCGATGTCAGAGAAACCATAGCCAGGTTTTTCAATATATTAAGCCCTTCCAATATTGTCTTTACGCATAACGGAACTGAGGCAATTAACTTAGGGATTAAAGGATTACTTAATCCAGGTGACCATGTAATTACGACCTCAATGGAACACAATTCTGTGCTCCGACCATTAAAGGCATTGGCAAAGAAGGGGGTAGAGACAACAGTAGTCAGGTGTTCGAGAGAAGGGTATTTAGACCCATATGAAGTTCAGAAAGCAATTAAGGTCAATACCAGATTGATAGTTACGACCCATGCTTCCAATGTGACAGGGACCATCCTGCCAATAGAGGATATAAGCAGTATTGCTAAAGATAACGGTATCTTCTTCATGGTGGATGCTTCTCAAACGGCTGGAACGATTATTATAGATGTCCAAAAACTGGGGATAGATATGCTGGCATGTCCAGGGCATAAGGCATTACTTGGTCCCCAGGGGACCGGGTTCCTCTATATAAGGGATGGCATTGAATTAACACCTCTATTGGAAGGAGGAACAGGGTGGAGTTCTGAGCTTGAAGCTCAACCAGAGAATCTGCCTGAAAAGTTTGAGAGTGGTACTTTAAATACCCCTGGCATAATTGGTCTGGGGGCTGGAATTAGTTTCATCCAAACAGAGAGAATTGAAAAGATAAGGAAGCACGAAATATATTTGTCCACTGAACTGACCAACAGATTTAATAAGTTTGAAGAAATTGAATTGTACGGGACTGAAAGCCAGGAAAAGAAGATAGGGATAGTATCTTTTAATATCAAAGGGTTGAACCCTTTGGACGTGGGTTTTATCCTGGATAATGTCTATGATATGTTAGTGAGGGCAGGGCTGCACTGTGCCCCTGAGGCACACAAGACTATAGGGACATTTCCAGAGGGCTGTGTCAGGGTAAGTGTAGGTTACTTTAATACCACAGAAGAAATTGGCATTCTCTGTGAAGCGGTTAAGGAGATAATTGGACAGGTGTAG
- a CDS encoding methylmalonyl-CoA mutase family protein has translation MSIQEISGTQEKLERKVGGDSDRTIKGDGKTQSGIEVKEVYCPEDIAHLNYEKDIGRPGEFPYVRGSYRRMYRERLWTSGNPLIGGSTPYMEEKGISSEDYMREMIRLGILCSAIRTGGDYHNLATVDPDHPLVKYDIGNCAGTFFSVWQIFHGRKKHYQLILERSVKDGLVFEFGHQVGPADVCEFSMCLAGIEIMGLNPKEFHGNMVNDPLTSHINQCMLYKQPLEVGFRVSVDAQEYAYRNIHKYRPTNGGCAYDLREAGINTFQELGFRFGNFIEYSDELVRRGLSFEEFGNRPAMAFSGEIDFFETICKLRAARRMWARIGRDRYGADTSKMKCPPVGTNCAGDSMTQRQPILNVVRQTIEAMASVLGGVNGMEMKAYTEAVSPPTTEGWIVNRGIEKILAEEANIPLVSDPLGGSYYVEWLTNHIEEKSMELLQKILDMGGMRACIKNGWIQKEVERAAQERARELEEGRKIRVAENAYEDLNDYPIPLPGFDFERGKQGKGYTTKQEKDWSEWYDFMKSRDVKETAPSLRELYQVTKSGKNVLPAMIKAFKCNATIGEVMGVVREGMGFPYDQFEMVSRPDWLYYD, from the coding sequence ATGAGTATTCAAGAGATATCAGGAACACAGGAGAAACTGGAGAGAAAAGTTGGTGGTGATTCTGACCGGACTATCAAAGGTGATGGGAAGACCCAGTCGGGTATTGAGGTAAAAGAAGTCTACTGCCCAGAAGACATCGCCCACCTGAACTATGAAAAAGATATAGGTCGGCCTGGGGAGTTTCCCTATGTGAGAGGATCGTATCGGAGGATGTATCGGGAAAGGCTGTGGACCTCTGGAAATCCCCTGATTGGAGGTAGTACGCCTTATATGGAGGAAAAGGGAATTTCGAGCGAGGACTACATGCGGGAGATGATTCGCCTGGGCATATTGTGCTCTGCCATCAGGACCGGGGGAGATTACCATAACCTTGCAACTGTTGATCCGGATCATCCTCTTGTCAAATATGACATCGGCAATTGTGCGGGGACTTTTTTTTCTGTGTGGCAGATATTCCATGGCAGGAAGAAGCACTATCAGCTCATCCTGGAGAGGAGCGTAAAGGATGGGCTTGTCTTCGAGTTCGGACACCAGGTCGGCCCTGCTGATGTGTGCGAGTTTTCTATGTGCCTCGCCGGAATCGAGATTATGGGGCTTAACCCCAAAGAATTCCATGGCAATATGGTAAATGACCCCCTTACATCCCATATCAATCAGTGTATGCTTTATAAACAGCCCCTGGAGGTAGGATTCCGGGTGTCGGTAGACGCCCAGGAATATGCCTATAGAAACATACATAAGTATAGGCCAACCAATGGTGGTTGTGCCTATGACCTCAGAGAGGCTGGGATTAATACGTTCCAGGAGTTGGGCTTCCGTTTTGGCAATTTTATTGAATATTCGGATGAACTTGTACGTCGTGGGTTGAGTTTTGAAGAATTTGGAAATCGTCCTGCCATGGCATTCAGCGGCGAGATCGACTTCTTTGAGACTATATGTAAATTGAGGGCAGCCCGACGTATGTGGGCCAGGATAGGTCGGGATCGTTATGGTGCTGATACATCAAAGATGAAGTGTCCCCCTGTTGGTACAAACTGTGCCGGGGATTCAATGACCCAACGACAGCCAATCTTAAACGTGGTTCGTCAGACCATTGAGGCAATGGCCAGCGTCTTGGGCGGGGTTAATGGAATGGAGATGAAGGCATATACGGAGGCAGTAAGTCCCCCTACTACAGAGGGGTGGATCGTAAACAGGGGAATTGAAAAGATTCTGGCAGAAGAGGCGAACATTCCGTTGGTATCAGATCCACTTGGAGGGTCATACTATGTTGAATGGCTGACCAATCATATAGAGGAAAAATCAATGGAACTTCTCCAGAAGATTCTGGACATGGGGGGTATGAGAGCCTGTATCAAGAATGGGTGGATACAGAAAGAGGTGGAAAGAGCAGCACAGGAGAGAGCCAGGGAACTGGAAGAAGGTCGAAAAATCCGTGTGGCAGAAAACGCTTATGAGGATCTAAATGATTACCCCATCCCACTACCCGGGTTTGATTTTGAACGGGGCAAGCAGGGTAAAGGCTACACGACAAAACAGGAAAAAGACTGGAGTGAGTGGTATGATTTCATGAAGAGCCGGGATGTTAAGGAAACCGCACCATCCTTGAGAGAACTCTATCAGGTGACCAAATCGGGGAAAAACGTTCTGCCGGCTATGATAAAGGCTTTTAAGTGCAATGCTACTATTGGAGAAGTCATGGGTGTGGTTCGGGAAGGCATGGGCTTCCCATATGATCAGTTCGAAATGGTATCACGCCCTGATTGGCTATACTACGATTAA
- a CDS encoding radical SAM protein, whose translation MRYFIIPIFVPHLGCPHQCIFCNQRSITGVSTPATTPNLLEETVRLYLETWGKKDGFKTQIAFYGGSFTGLDLEVQESLLSRAHNFINRGEVSSIRISTRPDYIDSEIVYLLKDYGVDTIELGVQSMADRVLTLSRRGHTSADVERAVETIKRYDLKLGLQIMPGLPEDTPDLIINTVDKIIKMGPDFVRIYPTLVIKDTPLEGLYLRGGFLPMTLDEAVSICKNALLRFKIADIPVVRLGLQSTPELERQGTIIAGPYHPSFRHLVESAIFFEMAKRLIEKNSFYDERLTFRVMPEECSYFCGQKNSNIAKLKERYKGKDIRVIQEIGVKKGTVELITDSSISSIESSELVS comes from the coding sequence ATGAGATACTTCATCATCCCCATCTTTGTACCCCATCTGGGATGTCCGCATCAGTGCATCTTTTGTAATCAAAGGAGCATTACCGGGGTTTCTACTCCTGCAACAACTCCGAACCTTTTGGAGGAGACTGTAAGACTCTATCTTGAGACATGGGGGAAGAAGGATGGTTTTAAGACCCAGATCGCTTTCTATGGGGGAAGTTTTACAGGACTGGATTTAGAGGTTCAGGAATCTTTACTCTCCAGAGCCCATAACTTCATCAACAGGGGAGAAGTCAGCTCCATCAGGATTTCAACCCGCCCGGACTATATTGATTCAGAGATTGTATATTTGCTTAAAGATTATGGAGTTGATACGATTGAGTTGGGAGTTCAATCTATGGCGGATAGGGTATTGACGCTTTCCAGGAGAGGGCATACCTCAGCCGATGTGGAGAGGGCTGTAGAGACCATTAAAAGATATGATTTAAAGCTGGGGCTTCAGATTATGCCGGGTTTGCCGGAAGATACCCCGGATCTAATTATAAATACGGTGGATAAGATTATAAAAATGGGACCGGATTTTGTGCGCATCTATCCTACCCTGGTTATCAAAGATACTCCATTAGAAGGGCTTTATTTAAGAGGTGGCTTTTTGCCAATGACGTTGGATGAAGCTGTAAGTATCTGCAAAAATGCCCTTTTGAGATTTAAAATTGCTGATATTCCGGTGGTAAGACTCGGGTTGCAGTCAACCCCTGAGTTAGAAAGACAGGGAACTATCATTGCAGGTCCCTATCACCCCTCCTTTCGTCATCTGGTAGAGTCTGCTATTTTTTTTGAGATGGCGAAGAGATTGATTGAAAAAAACTCTTTTTATGATGAAAGGCTGACTTTTAGGGTAATGCCAGAGGAGTGTTCCTACTTCTGTGGCCAGAAGAATAGTAATATTGCTAAACTGAAGGAAAGATATAAAGGGAAAGATATAAGGGTCATCCAGGAGATAGGTGTAAAAAAGGGTACCGTTGAATTAATAACCGATTCTTCCATCTCTTCTATTGAAAGCAGTGAACTTGTCAGTTAA
- a CDS encoding NUDIX domain-containing protein, protein MESGRIIIAVGAVIEDGKGNILLVKHIPERGGFWQGKWICPGGKLNLGENVEDGIKREVREETHLDIDLKAPIEPFERIVRSGNQVELHVVYIDYLAEVRGGELEPDDDVGEAVWVSKNAISTVWDELHEDTRKLLTLAGIKV, encoded by the coding sequence ATGGAATCAGGTAGGATTATCATTGCCGTAGGGGCGGTTATTGAGGATGGAAAAGGGAATATTCTCCTTGTAAAGCATATTCCAGAAAGAGGTGGGTTCTGGCAAGGGAAATGGATCTGTCCTGGCGGGAAACTCAATCTTGGTGAAAACGTAGAAGATGGGATTAAGAGAGAGGTGAGAGAGGAGACCCATCTGGATATTGATTTAAAAGCCCCTATAGAACCATTTGAAAGGATAGTACGCTCAGGAAATCAGGTAGAACTCCATGTAGTCTATATTGATTATCTGGCAGAAGTAAGAGGAGGAGAGCTGGAACCGGATGACGATGTGGGAGAGGCTGTATGGGTAAGTAAGAATGCTATTTCAACAGTCTGGGATGAATTGCATGAAGATACAAGAAAGCTTTTAACTCTGGCTGGGATAAAGGTTTAA
- the era gene encoding GTPase Era, which yields MKFKSGFISIIGKTNVGKSTLLNYVLGEKIAIVSDKPQTTRNRILGIKNTPGAQMVFLDTPGIHKAKPQLNRYMVKEAIKTCIDMDIILLLVEANTRMGDSDRFVIETLKKVKAPVILVLNKIDLIRKEFLLPLIDQFSKLYDFKSIIPISALSGEGVCQLIEDIEGLLPFGPKYFPEEMITDLPERFIVAEIIREKIFRLTSQEIPYSVAVVIDDFKERENENTIFIRATIHVEKPSQKGILIGRKGNMLKEVGKLARIDIENLLDAKVYLELWVRVEKDWSKDVRALRKLGYR from the coding sequence ATGAAGTTTAAATCAGGTTTTATCTCCATAATAGGGAAGACGAATGTAGGGAAGTCCACTCTGCTTAACTATGTTCTTGGAGAGAAGATTGCGATTGTTTCTGATAAACCCCAGACTACAAGAAACAGGATATTGGGGATTAAAAACACCCCCGGTGCCCAGATGGTCTTCCTCGACACCCCGGGAATCCACAAGGCAAAACCTCAACTAAACAGATACATGGTGAAAGAGGCGATCAAGACTTGCATTGATATGGATATAATCCTCCTTTTGGTCGAAGCCAACACAAGGATGGGAGATAGTGACCGTTTTGTTATTGAGACCCTTAAAAAGGTTAAAGCACCGGTTATCCTGGTTTTAAATAAGATCGATTTAATAAGAAAAGAATTCCTTTTGCCTCTAATAGATCAATTCAGCAAACTATACGATTTTAAAAGTATTATACCTATATCAGCTTTATCAGGGGAGGGGGTTTGTCAGTTGATAGAAGATATAGAGGGCTTACTCCCCTTCGGACCGAAGTATTTTCCTGAAGAAATGATTACGGATCTGCCGGAGCGTTTTATAGTGGCAGAGATAATAAGGGAAAAAATCTTCCGTCTTACCTCTCAGGAGATACCGTATTCCGTGGCTGTTGTAATAGATGATTTTAAAGAGAGGGAGAATGAAAACACCATTTTTATAAGGGCAACAATCCATGTGGAGAAGCCTTCTCAAAAGGGTATTCTGATAGGCAGAAAAGGAAACATGTTAAAGGAAGTTGGTAAACTGGCAAGAATTGATATTGAAAATCTTCTGGATGCCAAGGTTTATCTGGAATTGTGGGTGAGGGTGGAGAAAGACTGGAGCAAGGATGTAAGGGCTTTGAGAAAGCTAGGTTATAGATAA
- the der gene encoding ribosome biogenesis GTPase Der translates to MKPVIAIVGRPNVGKSTLFNRIVRGKKAIVGDEPGITRDRNYAEAEWDGWEFLLIDTGGFEPGIDDEVALHVHQQVRLAIEEADLIIFLVDGKEGLTATDIEIANRLREVNKPVFHVINKIDGERQEEKIYDFYQLGVGTLYPISAQHGRGVGDLLDKALSLLPPSSEIKCNENLVKIAVLGRPNVGKSSLVNRILGNERVIVSEKPGTTRDAIDTPLKIGEKEYLLIDTAGIRRKGRISRQLEKYSVVEALKSIDRCDIALILIDAREGVTEQDAKIAGLAHDKGRASVLVVNKWDLIEKDSYTIYKYTEDIRYNMKFIRYAPIIFVSALTGQRALKIIDMVDRVAEQYQRRVPTSELNRVFEEVIRYNPPPMYRNKEMKLYYITQVSIKPPAFVIFVNYPEGVHFSYERYIMNKIRENFEFDGTPLRVFFRKRG, encoded by the coding sequence ATGAAACCAGTAATCGCAATCGTTGGTAGACCCAATGTAGGGAAGTCGACCCTTTTCAACAGGATTGTGAGGGGAAAAAAGGCTATTGTAGGGGATGAACCAGGTATAACTAGAGATAGAAACTATGCTGAAGCGGAGTGGGATGGGTGGGAGTTTTTATTAATTGATACCGGCGGTTTTGAACCGGGAATTGACGACGAAGTAGCTTTACATGTGCATCAGCAAGTTCGATTAGCAATAGAAGAGGCGGATTTGATTATTTTCTTAGTTGACGGTAAAGAGGGGCTTACGGCTACAGATATAGAGATAGCCAACAGGTTGAGAGAAGTAAATAAACCTGTGTTCCATGTTATAAATAAGATTGATGGTGAAAGACAAGAAGAGAAGATATATGACTTTTATCAGCTTGGTGTAGGAACCCTGTATCCAATATCAGCACAACATGGAAGAGGAGTCGGTGATCTGTTGGATAAGGCACTCAGTCTTCTTCCTCCATCCTCTGAAATAAAATGCAATGAGAATTTGGTAAAGATAGCCGTGCTGGGAAGACCAAACGTAGGAAAATCATCCCTGGTTAACAGGATTCTTGGGAATGAAAGGGTGATTGTCAGCGAAAAACCAGGTACCACCAGAGATGCCATAGATACACCTCTTAAAATAGGAGAAAAAGAGTACCTTCTGATTGACACAGCGGGGATTAGAAGAAAGGGGAGGATCAGTCGCCAACTGGAAAAATACAGCGTAGTTGAGGCATTGAAAAGTATAGACAGATGCGACATAGCCCTTATCCTGATAGATGCAAGAGAAGGGGTTACCGAACAGGATGCCAAGATAGCCGGGCTGGCACATGATAAAGGAAGGGCATCTGTCCTGGTGGTGAACAAATGGGATTTGATTGAAAAGGACTCTTATACAATCTATAAGTATACGGAAGATATAAGGTATAATATGAAATTTATTAGATATGCCCCTATTATTTTTGTTTCAGCTCTAACCGGGCAGAGGGCACTGAAGATTATAGACATGGTTGACAGAGTAGCGGAACAGTATCAGAGGAGAGTGCCCACTTCTGAATTAAACAGGGTTTTTGAAGAGGTTATACGCTATAATCCGCCACCGATGTACCGAAACAAAGAAATGAAACTCTATTATATAACTCAAGTTTCAATAAAGCCTCCTGCATTTGTTATATTTGTCAACTATCCTGAAGGGGTTCATTTTTCCTATGAGAGATATATAATGAATAAGATACGTGAAAATTTTGAGTTCGATGGAACACCTTTAAGGGTTTTCTTCAGGAAAAGGGGCTAA